In the genome of Kitasatospora cathayae, one region contains:
- the mce gene encoding methylmalonyl-CoA epimerase — protein MLTRIDHIGIACRDLDKTVEFYRATYGFEVFHSEVNEEQGVREAMLRINGTDDGGASYLQLLEPTRPDSTVAKWLEKNGEGVHHIAFGTADVDGDAEAIRGKGVRVLYDQPRIGSMGSRITFLHPKDCGGVLTELVTSAQPTEREGH, from the coding sequence GTGCTGACCCGTATCGACCACATCGGCATCGCCTGCCGAGACCTCGACAAGACGGTCGAGTTCTACCGCGCCACCTACGGCTTCGAGGTGTTCCACAGCGAGGTCAACGAGGAGCAGGGCGTCCGCGAGGCGATGCTCCGGATCAACGGCACGGACGACGGCGGCGCCTCGTACCTCCAGTTGCTCGAGCCCACCCGGCCGGACTCCACCGTCGCCAAGTGGCTGGAGAAGAACGGCGAGGGCGTGCACCACATCGCCTTCGGCACGGCCGACGTGGACGGCGACGCCGAGGCCATCCGCGGCAAGGGCGTCCGGGTCCTCTACGACCAGCCGCGGATCGGCTCGATGGGCTCGCGGATCACCTTCCTCCACCCCAAGGACTGCGGCGGCGTGCTGACCGAGCTGGTCACCTCCGCCCAGCCGACCGAGCGCGAAGGGCACTGA
- the meaB gene encoding methylmalonyl Co-A mutase-associated GTPase MeaB translates to MIDVATLVEQAREGRPRAVARLITLVENAAPQLREAMAALAPYTGQAYTVGLTGSPGVGKSTSTSALVSAYRRLGKRVGVLAVDPSSPFSGGALLGDRVRMQDHATDPEVFIRSMATRGHLGGLSWAAPQALRVLDAAGCEVILVETVGVGQSEVEIAAQADTAVVLLAPGMGDGIQAAKAGILEIGDVFVVNKADRDGADATARELNHMLGLGEAREPGDWRPPIVKTVAARGEGVDEVVEALEKHRAWLEEHGELAARRRRRAAQEIEAIALAELRARIGDLSGDRHLAGLAERVVTGHLDPYGAADELVAGLTTN, encoded by the coding sequence ATGATCGATGTCGCCACGCTGGTCGAGCAGGCCCGGGAGGGCCGGCCGCGGGCGGTCGCCCGGCTGATCACGCTGGTCGAGAACGCCGCGCCGCAGCTGCGGGAGGCGATGGCCGCGCTCGCGCCGTACACCGGGCAGGCGTACACCGTGGGCCTGACCGGCTCGCCCGGGGTCGGCAAGTCCACCTCCACCTCGGCGCTGGTCTCCGCCTACCGGCGGCTCGGCAAGCGGGTCGGGGTGCTCGCCGTCGACCCGTCCTCGCCGTTCTCCGGCGGGGCGCTGCTGGGCGACCGGGTCCGGATGCAGGACCACGCGACCGACCCCGAGGTGTTCATCCGCTCGATGGCCACCCGCGGGCACCTGGGCGGGCTGTCCTGGGCGGCGCCGCAGGCGCTGCGGGTGCTGGACGCGGCCGGGTGCGAGGTGATCCTGGTCGAGACCGTGGGCGTGGGCCAGTCCGAGGTCGAGATCGCCGCCCAGGCCGACACCGCCGTGGTGCTGCTCGCCCCCGGGATGGGCGACGGCATCCAGGCGGCCAAGGCGGGCATCCTGGAGATCGGCGACGTCTTCGTGGTCAACAAGGCCGACCGGGACGGCGCCGACGCCACCGCCCGGGAGCTCAACCACATGCTGGGCCTCGGCGAGGCCCGCGAACCGGGGGACTGGCGCCCGCCGATCGTCAAGACCGTCGCGGCGCGCGGCGAGGGCGTGGACGAGGTGGTCGAGGCGCTGGAGAAGCACCGCGCCTGGCTGGAGGAGCACGGCGAACTGGCCGCGCGCCGCCGCCGCCGGGCCGCCCAGGAGATCGAGGCCATCGCCCTGGCCGAACTGCGCGCCCGGATCGGCGACCTCTCCGGCGACCGCCACCTGGCCGGCCTCGCCGAACGCGTCGTCACCGGCCACCTCGACCCGTACGGCGCCGCCGACGAACTCGTGGCGGGCCTGACCACGAACTGA
- a CDS encoding MarR family winged helix-turn-helix transcriptional regulator, which produces MDTHTIETADTPEPQPEEETPWLTAREQRMWRAHLEVAKLLDYQLSRELQPHNLAINDYEILVVLSEAPDHRMRMTDLATATLQSKSRLSHQITRMENAGLVLRQECPGDRRGLYAHLTEQGWETMQRVAPDHVRSVRAHFIDRFTPEQLDAIYEALAPVADHLRSLRGRS; this is translated from the coding sequence ATGGATACGCACACGATCGAGACTGCGGACACCCCCGAGCCGCAGCCCGAGGAGGAGACTCCCTGGCTGACCGCCAGGGAGCAGCGGATGTGGCGCGCCCATCTGGAGGTCGCCAAGCTGCTGGACTACCAGCTCAGCCGCGAACTCCAGCCCCACAACCTGGCCATCAACGACTACGAGATCCTGGTCGTCCTCTCCGAGGCCCCCGACCACCGGATGCGGATGACCGACCTCGCGACCGCCACCCTCCAGTCGAAGAGCCGGCTCTCGCACCAGATCACCCGCATGGAGAACGCCGGCCTGGTCCTGCGCCAGGAGTGCCCCGGCGACCGCCGCGGCCTCTACGCCCACCTCACCGAACAGGGCTGGGAAACCATGCAGCGCGTCGCCCCCGACCACGTCCGCAGCGTCCGGGCCCACTTCATCGACCGCTTCACCCCGGAACAGCTCGACGCCATCTACGAGGCCCTGGCCCCCGTCGCCGACCACCTCCGCAGCCTCCGCGGCCGCTCCTAG
- a CDS encoding acetyl-CoA C-acetyltransferase, with protein MTNTTSVIVAGARTPMGRLLGSLKGFSGADLGGFAIKGALERAGITGEQVQYVIMGQVLQAGAGQIPARQAAVKAGIPMNVPALTVNKVCLSGLDAIALADQLIRAGEFDIVVAGGQESMTNAPHLLPKSREGYKYGAVEVLDAMAYDGLTDAYENIPMGESTEKHNTRLGIPREVQDEIAAASHQRAAKAQADGVFDAEIVPVAIPQRKGEPVLFSQDEGIRADTTVEGLAKLRPAFTKDGTITAGTSSQISDGAAAVVVMSKAKAEELGLTWIAEIGAHGNVAGPDNSLQSQPSNAIKHALSKEGLEVSDLDLIEINEAFAAVAHQSMKDLGVSSDIVNVNGGAIALGHPIGMSGARVVLTLALELQRRGGGVGAAALCGGGGQGDALIVRVPKA; from the coding sequence ATGACCAACACCACCTCTGTGATCGTTGCCGGTGCGCGGACCCCGATGGGTCGCCTGCTCGGCTCCCTCAAGGGCTTCTCCGGTGCCGACCTCGGCGGCTTCGCGATCAAGGGCGCGCTGGAGCGGGCCGGGATCACGGGTGAGCAGGTCCAGTACGTGATCATGGGCCAGGTGCTGCAGGCCGGCGCCGGCCAGATCCCGGCCCGCCAGGCGGCCGTCAAGGCCGGCATCCCGATGAACGTCCCGGCGCTGACCGTCAACAAGGTCTGCCTCTCCGGCCTGGACGCCATCGCCCTGGCCGACCAGCTGATCCGGGCCGGCGAGTTCGACATCGTGGTGGCCGGCGGCCAGGAGTCGATGACCAACGCCCCGCACCTGCTGCCGAAGTCCCGCGAGGGCTACAAGTACGGCGCGGTCGAGGTGCTCGACGCCATGGCGTACGACGGCCTGACCGACGCCTACGAGAACATCCCGATGGGCGAGTCCACCGAGAAGCACAACACCCGCCTGGGCATCCCGCGCGAGGTGCAGGACGAGATCGCCGCCGCCTCCCACCAGCGCGCCGCCAAGGCGCAGGCCGACGGCGTCTTCGACGCCGAGATCGTCCCGGTCGCCATCCCGCAGCGCAAGGGCGAGCCGGTCCTGTTCAGCCAGGACGAGGGCATCCGCGCCGACACCACCGTCGAGGGCCTCGCCAAGCTGCGCCCGGCCTTCACCAAGGACGGCACGATCACCGCCGGCACCTCCTCGCAGATCTCCGACGGCGCCGCCGCCGTGGTCGTGATGAGCAAGGCCAAGGCGGAGGAGCTGGGCCTGACCTGGATCGCCGAGATCGGCGCGCACGGCAACGTGGCCGGCCCGGACAACTCGCTGCAGTCGCAGCCGTCCAACGCGATCAAGCACGCGCTGTCCAAGGAGGGCCTGGAGGTCTCCGACCTCGACCTGATCGAGATCAACGAGGCCTTCGCCGCCGTCGCCCACCAGTCGATGAAGGACCTGGGCGTCTCCTCCGACATCGTCAACGTCAACGGCGGCGCGATCGCGCTCGGCCACCCGATCGGCATGTCCGGCGCCCGCGTGGTGCTCACCCTCGCGCTGGAGCTGCAGCGCCGCGGCGGCGGGGTCGGCGCGGCCGCCCTGTGCGGCGGCGGCGGCCAGGGCGACGCGCTGATCGTGCGCGTGCCGAAGGCCTGA